The following coding sequences are from one Cercospora beticola chromosome 4, complete sequence window:
- a CDS encoding uncharacterized protein (BUSCO:EOG092620IA) yields the protein MPASQLKRLKQSLRDSGVTGPQKSKKQKKQIASSKDQTRRNDRAAALQNIRDSFNPFELKATNSRPAKFEHASASNGAGTGKYKAVLHRPRVSKSAGEEMRRATLLPELRRRNKVGGLVDRRIGEGDVDMTPEERAAARFAREQERKSRGRSMFDLEGSDDEGGGFQLTHGGKGVRDLAADDFDVSVSGGSDDEGSEGGLFRKKRRRSDVEEEGAVDEEEGEQETEEPERKKTKKEVMEEIIAKSKMHKYERQKAKEDDEDLREELDKGFDEIFSLLKGAKKAAPPPKQPQPAAVTDSGPVINADRQRLLDGMDREKADREYDVRMKQLAMDARAKPSDKTLTAEEKVQKEAQRLKELEEKRQKRMRGEDVSDDERTHKDTETQLGGDDEEIPDQAAEFGFTNSLPNQKLERDVQPDEDEFEFDDDLVASDSEAELSDDESEASDGADGDAAVENEEDEFVKEVLGPEVSTGANTSTLGERRSGTDASGLSYTYPCPRSHAELLDVVKDVPAEKLTTVIQRVRALYHPSLSAANKESMADFSAALVEHLGWMADNAQPLPVIEQVMRHLHSLSRTYPTEIGEAFRRGLAAFQQRGQPTPGDLAQLTAISSIYPTSDHWHQIVTPAITLMARWLSLNVPTASKPATAQTLKTGAFLVAICAKYQLLSKRYIPEAVRFTIRVLDAGTGKQSAPKELLRPHVQNLAAMADLWKDKSAFIEIFSPALPILKRMGQNPQFKDLNAKTPHRNISILIQQSRTARRPLELHHHRPQPIRTSIPKFEENFNPDKHYDPDRERSEANKLQKEYKRERKGALRELRKDANFVAREQLKDKRERDAEYEKKYRRLIAEVQNEEGAASKDYERAKAKRTAEKKRNKK from the coding sequence ATGCCGGCGTCACAATTGAAGAGACTAAAGCAGAGTCTCCGTGATTCAGGCGTCACAGGACCGCAGAAGTCGAAAAAGCAAAAGAAGCAAATCGCCTCATCGAAAGACCAGACTCGCCGTAACGATCGTGCCGCTGCTCTTCAGAATATTAGAGATTCATTCAACCCGTTCGAGCTCAAGGCGACCAATTCTCGCCCCGCCAAATTCGAACATGCCTCAGCGAGCAACGGAGCCGGTACAGGAAAATACAAGGCGGTGCTACATCGACCTAGGGTGTCGAAGTCTGCGGGGGAGGAAATGCGCAGGGCGACACTTTTACCAGaactgaggagaagaaacaaGGTCGGCGGGCTCGTTGATAGGCGAATAGGAGAGGGAGATGTGGACATGACGCCAGAGGAGAGGGCTGCGGCTCGGTTCGCGAGGGAGCAAGAGCGCAAGTCGAGGGGCAGAAGCATGTTCGATCTGGAGggcagcgatgatgaagggGGAGGATTTCAGCTCACACACGGCGGGAAAGGAGTTCGTGATCTCGCAGCCGATGATTTTGACGTGAGTGTGTCAGGCGGGAGTGACGATGAGGGTAGCGAGGGAGGCTTATTCAGAAAGAAGAGACGGCGAAGtgatgtggaagaggagggtgcggtcgatgaagaggaaggtgaGCAGGAGACGGAGGAGCCCGAAcgcaagaagacgaagaaggaggTCATGGAGGAAATCATCGCAAAATCCAAAATGCACAAGTACGAGCGACAAAAAGCAaaggaagatgacgaggaccTGAGAGAAGAGCTGGACAAAGGTTTTGATGAGATTTTCAGTCTTCTCAAGGGCGCGAAGAAAGCAGCGCCTCCGCCCAAACAGCCACAACCTGCAGCTGTCACTGATAGCGGACCTGTCATCAATGCAGATAGACAGCGATTATTGGATGGGATGGATCGCGAGAAGGCAGACCGGGAGTACGATGTCCGCATGAAGCAACTCGCAATGGATGCTAGAGCTAAGCCTTCAGATAAGACACTGACTGCAGAAGAGAAGGTGCAGAAAGAGGCACAGAGATTgaaagagctcgaggagAAGCGACAGAAGCGTATGCGTGGCGAGGATGTCTCCGACGACGAAAGGACGCATAAGGACACCGAAACACAGTTGGGgggcgacgatgaggaaaTTCCAGATCAAGCTGCGGAGTTCGGCTTTACCAACAGCCTACCCAACCAAAAGCTGGAACGAGATGTGCAGCcggacgaagacgaatttGAGTTTGATGACGATTTGGTCGCGAGCGACTCTGAAGCTGAATTAAGTGATGATGAATCGGAAGCAAGTGACGGCGCTGACGGCGACGCTGCTGTCGagaatgaagaagatgagttCGTGAAGGAAGTACTTGGACCGGAGGTGTCAACTGGTGCCAACACAAGTACCCTAGGAGAACGAAGATCTGGTACTGATGCGTCTGGCCTGTCTTACACATATCCCTGTCCTCGATCACACGCCGAGCTACTGGATGTTGTGAAAGATGTGCCGGCAGAGAAATTGACAACAGTCATACAACGAGTTCGTGCTCTGTATCATCCTTCGTTATCTGCCGCGAACAAGGAGTCGATGGCAGATTTCTCTGCTGCACTGGTAGAGCACTTGGGCTGGATGGCGGACAATGCGCAACCATTGCCCGTGATCGAGCAGGTCATGAGACATCTCCATTCGCTTTCGCGAACATATCCGACAGAAATCGGGGAGGCATTCCGGAGAGGACTGGCCGCATTTCAGCAGCGCGGACAGCCTACGCCTGGAGACTTGGCACAGCTTACCGCAATCAGCTCAATATACCCTACCTCTGACCACTGGCATCAGATTGTCACTCCTGCGATCACATTGATGGCTCGTTGGCTGTCCTTGAATGTGCCAACAGCATCTAAACCGGCGACTGCGCAAACTCTTAAAACGGGTGCATTCTTGGTAGCGATTTGTGCGAAGTACCAGTTGCTTAGTAAACGCTATATTCCGGAAGCTGTACGGTTCACCATACGCGTGTTGGATGCTGGTACGGGCAAGCAGAGTGCACCGAAGGAGCTGCTCAGGCCGCATGTCCAGAATCTCGCAGCGATGGCTGATCTCTGGAAGGACAAATCGGCATTCATTGAGATCTTTTCGCCGGCCTTGCCAATTCTGAAACGCATGGGGCAGAATCCACAGTTCAAAGACCTCAACGCAAAAACGCCACATCGAAATATATCGATTCTCATACAGCAGTCGCGGACCGCGCGGCGACCACTCGaacttcatcatcaccgccCACAGCCGATTCGAACATCGATACCCAAGTTTGAGGAGAACTTCAATCCCGACAAGCACTATGATCCGGACAGGGAACGCTCGGAAGCCAACAAGCTGCAGAAAGAGTACAAGCGTGAGCGCAAAGGTGCACTTCGTGAGCTTCGCAAGGATGCGAACTTCGTGGCGAGAGAGCAGCTCAAGGATAAGAGGGAACGCGACGCCGAGTATGAGAAGAAATACAGGAGACTCATCGCCGAAGTCCAGAATGAGGAGGGTGCGGCGAGTAAGGATTATGAGCGGGCCAAGGCGAAGAGgacggcggagaagaagcggaaTAAGAAGTAG